The Congregibacter litoralis KT71 genome contains a region encoding:
- a CDS encoding YeeE/YedE thiosulfate transporter family protein: protein MATLIIGFLIGCAFGAILYMGGATSYRRILGTLLLKDMWIIKLMMTAIGVGSLGIYLLDMGGLANMSVKPAYLWGIAAGGAIFGIGWAVAGYCPGTCVVGSAEGKKDAIFTLLGALAGAFLFSLAFPFLESTLIQPANFGAVTLESLLGINGIYIALPFSIALLFLAFFVLKDRYD, encoded by the coding sequence ATGGCTACGCTAATCATCGGCTTTCTCATCGGCTGCGCCTTTGGCGCTATTCTGTATATGGGCGGTGCAACCAGTTACCGTCGTATTCTGGGAACGCTGCTTCTAAAAGATATGTGGATCATCAAGCTGATGATGACGGCCATCGGCGTGGGCTCTCTCGGCATCTACCTCCTCGATATGGGGGGTCTGGCGAACATGTCGGTCAAACCCGCTTATCTCTGGGGCATTGCCGCCGGCGGCGCCATCTTTGGCATTGGCTGGGCAGTGGCGGGTTACTGTCCCGGCACCTGCGTCGTGGGCAGCGCAGAGGGCAAAAAAGACGCCATTTTCACCCTCCTGGGGGCCCTCGCGGGAGCATTTCTGTTTTCTCTGGCCTTCCCCTTTCTGGAGTCCACGCTGATTCAACCAGCGAACTTCGGCGCAGTGACCCTCGAGTCATTGCTGGGTATCAATGGCATCTACATCGCTCTGCCTTTCAGCATCGCGCTGCTGTTTCTGGCGTTCTTTGTTCTCAAAGACCGCTACGACTAA
- a CDS encoding YeeE/YedE thiosulfate transporter family protein — MNKDFIISWKAAGISLGLLLIIATALVKPLGVSSQFVVTDGIVAHQVAPQFAESNTYLSKYGEENNWGVGYGWMLVFGMVVGGGVTSILLRRRQPQADKGSMPELWKNTFGPSQTKRYLASFFGGVLLLFGARLAGGCTSGHMISGISQLALSSFIFGVITFGSAILMAKFLYRGRV, encoded by the coding sequence TTGAACAAAGACTTCATTATTTCGTGGAAGGCCGCTGGCATTTCACTGGGTTTGCTACTCATCATTGCGACAGCCCTGGTAAAACCGCTGGGCGTCTCCTCGCAGTTTGTAGTCACCGACGGGATTGTTGCACATCAGGTGGCTCCCCAATTTGCCGAGTCCAACACCTATCTCTCGAAATACGGAGAGGAAAACAACTGGGGCGTGGGTTACGGCTGGATGCTGGTTTTCGGCATGGTAGTCGGGGGCGGCGTCACCTCCATACTCCTTCGCCGGCGTCAGCCGCAGGCGGACAAGGGCTCCATGCCCGAGCTTTGGAAAAACACCTTTGGCCCGTCACAGACAAAGCGCTATCTGGCCTCTTTCTTCGGCGGTGTGCTGCTGCTTTTTGGCGCACGACTGGCGGGAGGCTGCACCAGTGGTCACATGATCAGCGGCATCTCCCAGCTTGCCCTCAGCTCCTTTATTTTCGGCGTCATCACATTTGGAAGCGCCATTCTCATGGCTAAATTCCTGTATCGGGGGAGAGTGTGA
- a CDS encoding MBL fold metallo-hydrolase, with protein sequence MRSFKSGSRTLSVFLCLALLLIGGRQLWASDTSPFLPELEITRVSDTVFSAIGATAAPSRENFGHNNNLTFIIAGDGVVVVNGGDNALLAAALHRAIRERTDKPVRYVINENGQGHAFLGNSYWSELGVPIIAQRLAIEEIQAHGERSLAQMRERMGASVDSAKVVLPDIAVEDSYILDLEGQRIELRRFGRAHSPGDLSVWLPEQRLLIAGDIAFHERLLGIFPDSDVDAWIDSFDVMATLEPEKVIPGHGGPTDIDTIRYYTQGYLKFLRDEVEAILDDDGDLSDAYEIDQSAYSDLDTFEELARKNAGRLFRQMEEKLF encoded by the coding sequence ATGCGTTCATTTAAATCGGGCTCAAGAACCCTCTCAGTTTTTCTCTGCCTGGCATTGCTGCTGATAGGGGGACGACAGCTTTGGGCTTCGGATACATCCCCTTTTTTGCCGGAGCTGGAGATCACCCGGGTGAGCGATACCGTGTTCTCCGCCATCGGCGCTACGGCCGCGCCCTCACGGGAGAATTTTGGTCACAACAACAACCTGACGTTCATCATCGCCGGGGACGGAGTGGTGGTAGTTAACGGGGGTGACAATGCCTTACTTGCTGCTGCATTGCACCGTGCCATCCGCGAACGCACGGACAAGCCCGTGCGTTACGTCATCAATGAAAATGGTCAGGGCCACGCATTTCTGGGCAACAGCTACTGGAGTGAGCTGGGTGTTCCGATCATTGCCCAGCGGCTTGCGATCGAAGAAATACAAGCCCACGGGGAGCGTTCCCTGGCGCAGATGCGTGAGCGCATGGGGGCTTCGGTAGATTCCGCAAAGGTCGTGTTGCCTGATATTGCCGTGGAGGATAGTTATATCCTGGATCTCGAGGGGCAGCGCATTGAACTGCGCCGTTTCGGTCGTGCCCACTCTCCCGGTGATCTATCTGTCTGGCTTCCTGAGCAGCGCCTATTGATTGCCGGCGATATCGCATTCCATGAACGCCTGCTGGGAATATTTCCTGATTCCGATGTCGATGCCTGGATTGATTCTTTTGACGTCATGGCGACCCTCGAACCTGAGAAAGTTATTCCGGGACACGGCGGGCCCACGGACATCGATACGATCCGCTACTACACTCAGGGCTATTTGAAGTTTTTGCGGGACGAGGTCGAGGCTATCCTGGATGATGACGGTGACCTCAGCGACGCTTACGAGATCGATCAGTCCGCTTACAGTGACCTGGATACCTTCGAGGAGCTTGCCCGAAAGAATGCCGGGCGCCTGTTCAGGCAGATGGAGGAGAAGCTCTTCTGA
- a CDS encoding OmpP1/FadL family transporter — MRANKLFAGGAIATALFISGNAAATNGYFTHGIGTHNKAQAGAGTASPEQSIDAANNIASGVLVGDRLDVGIALFSPRRSYNTSDSQLNGQFGSFTVNADNVESGSEYFPIPYIGKSWTLENDRALSLIFYGRGGMNSDYKDGSATFDPDGPGPAPVMTLPGTFGTGNTGVNLNQAFLELGYSFKTGDFAFGIGPVIAMQAFEIEGVSAFGGFTKTFAASGGTQPPTGLSNNGTDYSLGYGLKVGAIWDATDTLDFAVSYQSRMEMQEFDDYSDLFARGGSFDIPAVGRVGMSWQATERLRLHLDIEHAQYGEIESIATPLQRIFDCPTAGQGGTNVEACFGGNQGAGFGWSDVTTYKIGGSYVRGDAPFTYRFGYNYSEQPIDESAVVLNILAPGTVEQHFTFGVSRKTQSGNEFSVAFMYAPENTISGPNAFDPTQTIDLTMDQFEIEFSWSW, encoded by the coding sequence ATGCGAGCAAACAAGCTCTTCGCGGGTGGTGCGATCGCAACCGCACTGTTTATTTCCGGCAACGCTGCCGCGACGAACGGTTACTTTACCCACGGTATAGGCACTCACAATAAGGCGCAGGCCGGCGCCGGCACAGCATCGCCGGAGCAGTCTATCGATGCGGCCAATAACATTGCATCGGGCGTTTTGGTGGGTGATCGCCTTGATGTGGGCATCGCCCTGTTTTCACCAAGGCGGAGCTACAACACCTCGGACAGCCAGCTGAACGGCCAGTTCGGTTCCTTTACTGTAAACGCTGACAACGTAGAGAGTGGTAGCGAATACTTCCCTATCCCCTACATCGGTAAAAGCTGGACACTGGAGAACGATCGCGCTCTCAGTCTGATTTTCTACGGTCGCGGCGGCATGAACTCCGACTATAAAGATGGCAGCGCCACCTTTGATCCCGATGGTCCCGGACCCGCACCGGTTATGACACTGCCCGGCACCTTTGGTACGGGCAATACCGGCGTGAACCTCAACCAGGCATTCCTGGAGTTGGGTTATAGCTTCAAGACCGGCGATTTTGCCTTTGGCATCGGGCCGGTAATCGCTATGCAGGCCTTTGAAATTGAGGGCGTCAGTGCCTTCGGTGGCTTTACCAAAACCTTCGCAGCCAGCGGCGGCACCCAACCCCCCACCGGCCTGAGCAACAATGGCACCGATTACTCCCTGGGTTACGGACTGAAGGTTGGGGCCATATGGGATGCCACGGACACCCTGGATTTTGCCGTGTCCTATCAGTCCCGGATGGAGATGCAGGAGTTCGATGACTATTCGGACCTATTTGCCAGGGGAGGCTCTTTCGATATTCCTGCTGTAGGACGCGTCGGCATGAGCTGGCAGGCGACGGAGCGCCTCAGACTTCATCTCGACATTGAACACGCGCAATACGGTGAGATTGAATCGATTGCGACACCGCTCCAGCGCATATTCGACTGCCCCACAGCGGGCCAGGGTGGCACCAATGTCGAGGCCTGCTTTGGCGGTAACCAGGGCGCAGGCTTTGGCTGGAGTGATGTCACTACGTACAAAATCGGTGGCAGCTACGTGCGCGGAGATGCGCCCTTCACCTATCGCTTTGGCTATAACTACAGCGAACAGCCCATCGACGAATCCGCCGTGGTGTTGAATATTCTTGCGCCAGGCACGGTGGAACAGCACTTCACCTTTGGCGTGTCTCGCAAGACCCAATCAGGCAACGAGTTCAGCGTCGCATTTATGTATGCGCCGGAGAACACAATCAGCGGGCCCAATGCCTTTGATCCTACGCAGACTATCGACCTGACCATGGATCAGTTTGAGATCGAGTTCTCCTGGAGCTGGTAG
- a CDS encoding ArsR/SmtB family transcription factor has protein sequence MNLEKMHSAASDVSDLLKLLGHPDRLMVLCQLKFGEQSVGELSRNLGVKQSPLSQHLARMRHEGVVASRREAQTMYYFITDQKIAQVVGVLYDLYCADDGG, from the coding sequence ATGAATCTCGAAAAAATGCACAGTGCAGCCTCCGATGTCAGCGATCTGCTGAAGCTTCTGGGGCATCCGGACAGGCTCATGGTGCTCTGTCAGCTGAAGTTCGGCGAGCAGTCCGTGGGAGAGTTATCGCGCAATTTAGGCGTCAAACAGTCACCGCTTTCCCAGCACCTGGCGCGTATGCGTCATGAAGGCGTGGTCGCCAGCCGCCGGGAAGCCCAGACGATGTACTACTTCATTACGGACCAGAAAATAGCGCAGGTCGTGGGCGTTCTTTATGATCTTTACTGTGCTGACGATGGCGGCTAG
- the soxC gene encoding sulfite dehydrogenase, which yields MQKQQQLDQWVRAVAESGEKLNGAERRSFLKNGLALLGGAGLAGAASGTAAQAMPPGIPSWTRSLGSAVNTNPYGMPSPHESNVQRRTVEWLTADKIASVSFTPLADLKGIITPSGVVFERYHAGLPDVDPNQHRLMIHGMVDRPLIFSMEDLMRFPSVSMIRFLECPANGGMEWRAAQMDRLQFSHGMLSCCEWTGVLLSTLLQECGVQKGAKWILAEGSDGSHMSRSIPMEKAMDDALIVYAQNGEALRPEQGYPVRLINPGWEGNTCVKWLRRLEVGDQPWYHREETSKYTDLLPSGKAREFTFVQEANSVLTNPCPEKPLTKPGKIWVEGLAWSGRGRIKHVDVSFDGGVSWREARFTSVVEPRALTRFGVEWDWNGNPALLQSRAVDETGYVQPTYGQLRDARGSSSIYHKNAIHTWKLNGDGSVVNAQLA from the coding sequence ATGCAAAAACAGCAGCAGCTGGATCAATGGGTCCGGGCCGTCGCCGAGTCCGGTGAAAAACTTAACGGCGCTGAACGACGGAGTTTTCTCAAGAACGGCCTCGCACTCCTTGGTGGGGCGGGACTGGCTGGTGCGGCCTCGGGCACGGCGGCGCAGGCTATGCCGCCGGGTATTCCATCGTGGACGCGCAGCCTGGGTTCCGCAGTTAACACCAACCCCTATGGTATGCCCTCGCCGCATGAGTCCAATGTTCAGCGCCGCACGGTGGAGTGGCTGACTGCGGACAAGATCGCGTCCGTGAGCTTTACCCCTCTGGCTGATCTCAAGGGCATCATTACACCCAGTGGCGTGGTGTTTGAGCGATATCACGCGGGCCTGCCCGACGTTGATCCCAATCAGCATCGCCTGATGATTCACGGCATGGTGGATCGTCCCCTGATCTTCAGCATGGAAGATCTCATGCGTTTTCCCTCGGTGAGCATGATTCGCTTTCTTGAGTGTCCCGCCAATGGTGGAATGGAGTGGCGCGCTGCGCAGATGGATCGATTACAGTTTTCCCACGGCATGTTGTCCTGTTGTGAGTGGACCGGTGTTCTGCTGTCGACGCTTTTGCAGGAGTGCGGTGTGCAAAAGGGTGCGAAGTGGATCCTGGCGGAAGGCAGTGATGGCTCTCATATGAGTCGCAGCATTCCCATGGAGAAAGCCATGGACGATGCCCTCATTGTCTATGCGCAGAATGGCGAGGCCCTGCGTCCTGAGCAGGGTTACCCGGTCCGACTGATTAACCCCGGTTGGGAAGGCAATACCTGTGTGAAGTGGCTCCGTCGTTTAGAAGTCGGTGATCAGCCCTGGTATCACCGCGAAGAGACCTCCAAGTACACCGATTTGCTGCCCAGTGGCAAAGCGAGAGAATTCACGTTTGTGCAGGAGGCCAACTCCGTACTGACCAATCCCTGCCCCGAAAAGCCGCTGACAAAACCCGGCAAGATCTGGGTAGAGGGCCTGGCCTGGTCCGGCAGAGGACGCATCAAACATGTCGACGTATCCTTTGACGGCGGCGTGAGTTGGCGCGAGGCGCGCTTTACCAGCGTTGTGGAACCTCGTGCCCTTACCCGCTTCGGTGTTGAGTGGGACTGGAATGGTAATCCGGCTCTGCTCCAGAGCCGTGCCGTAGACGAAACCGGCTACGTGCAGCCGACCTACGGGCAACTGCGTGATGCGCGGGGGTCCTCATCGATCTACCACAAAAATGCGATCCATACCTGGAAGCTCAACGGTGATGGGAGTGTCGTCAATGCGCAACTTGCTTAA